The following coding sequences lie in one Stigmatopora nigra isolate UIUO_SnigA chromosome 4, RoL_Snig_1.1, whole genome shotgun sequence genomic window:
- the LOC144195925 gene encoding histone-lysine N-methyltransferase SETD1B-A-like isoform X3 — protein MESEKPLLGKDLPRQTWTSCKLLIDPALTKGRYKVYRFDGHEFNIPVDDLGLFPVDSVRDPRICRMWSKCVKNDFSLPRFKIDEFYVGPIPPKEVTFCRLNDNVNKAFLTDMCTKYGRIEEAEIFYNPKNKKHLGIAKVVFDTVRAAKDTVCHLNQTSVMGNVIHAEIDPQGEKRMRYLQLLYHGIFTPWSLPVGRDDDKSLQNLMDNLMCNLAPHGQESPSTLMTPHSLDTAYSSINQDTPLSFGLTPGSQGTPRTPALSATPLSQDSCYSSLQSTPILQGEPQSYSVHKANRRELCFRPLAYRNWKNHQLHCRKKMTTHRKSEKVFNQNRAKQCFEIVSPKNPGQTTSEILTRNSFPMGVHSDLPNFAPRTPQSETLDARIQSLLQNVDTSNKSLESVSPTPLLEEDETSQAVFFLTSQKDAESDEHRDGSGQSNAEIFQGPHFSEVDKENSDGRTPSFPQSPHPPAVKSSDFPTPISTDPANPDPPPMRDKPHQDTVEKVLNALMSELKSIIKKDIARRMIEGVAFRIFEDWWNDQEKKRKTAILPPNDKKNNPVKDVNGQNKKPPLPSFKIKKKSDDNAAILEVRESQEPPVVLDETEVLESTRYKRRLARRLESDEDDDDDIKEESQLNYGVEKDILIERGSQIEANEDQCEKDSQNGKKDGDVHTDSEDTFPDPDHIFSSATDASSEQISWEEPDSPSSSSSEGRESSSYSELGSDDDSDESLECITISDEDFMDLEAPMIPPRPLTPGARLEMLPQQKPAPERREWSFDASVSRPLTPSGCLLDSDPDILIQSKATSPVATEAERPQTPGKGIASQSGSENENFSINLHELHLPPSGISSFLEEPPRTPGREDTNAPSPTESRFRTFIFPPKTPGRDILPRRRSIMADMVNSGFPRSSSSSSSEDSGLRTWSGLRDMPLQRLENMPSLLVSERRWKKRRILKRRRAQGNRHFSWGDFYKLRSGREERRVLHGLWKEGLDEEDRRLLRWMYERLQERDEECTWLSDSRWIDHPLTKATENEEGRHVTGSARSEGFYKINWREKLEYRHRDRVNQLPTTRSEGLSTPPAALRAGSGFRSEQRRLLSSFGCDGDLLKFNQLKFRKKRIRFSPSHIHDWGLFASETIAADEMVIEYVGQIIRQDIADMRERKYEKAGIGSSYLFRVDRNTIIDATKCGNLSRFINHSCNPNCYAKIITVESQKKIVIYSRQTIGVNEEITYDYKFPIEDNKIPCLCGAENCRGSLN, from the exons ATGGAAAGCGAAAAGCCACTTTTAGGGAAAGATTTACCACGTCAGACTTGGACAAGTTGCAAATTGCTGATTGATCCAGCTCTTACAAAAGGACGATATAAAGTGTATCGATTTGATGGACATGAGTTTAACATTCCG gTGGACGACTTGGGTTTATTTCCAGTTGATTCGGTGAGAGATCCACGAATCTGCCGAATGTGGAGCAAATGCGTCAAGAATGACTTTTCCCTTCCCAGATTTAAG atagaTGAATTTTACGTGGGTCCCATTCCTCCCAAAGAAGTAACATTTTGCAGGCTGAACGACAACGTCAACAAAGCTTTTCTTACGGACATGTGCACAAAATATGGCCGCATCGAAGAAGCGGAAATCTTCTACAACccaaaaaacaagaagcacttaGGGATCGCAAAAGTTGTTTTTGACACAGTGAGGGCTGCAAAAGACACCGTTTGTCACctcaaccaaacgtccgtgatGGGGAACGTCATCCATGCGGAAATTGATCCACAAG GTGAAAAGAGGATGCGCTACCTACAACTTCTTTATCATGGGATTTTCACTCCGTGGAGTTTACCAGTGGGACGGGATGACGACAAAAGTCTTCAAAATTTAATGGACAATTTAAtg tgcaaTTTGGCCCCCCACGGACAAGAAAGCCCCAGCACCCTCATGACTCCACACTCTCTCGACACGGCATATTCCAGTATTAATCAAGACACACCCCTAAGCTTTGGGCTAACTCCCGGCTCCCAGGGAACCCCACGAACTCCTGCCTTGTCTGCCACGCCCTTGTCCCAAGACTCATGCTACTCTAGTCTTCAGAGCACTCCCATCCTCCAGGGGGAGCCCCAGAGTTACAGTGTTCACAAAGCAAATCGAAGAGAACTTTGCTTTCGTCCGTTGGCCTATCGAAATTGGAAAAACCACCAGCTTCattgtaggaaaaaaatgacaacccaCAGGAAGAGTGAAAAGGTCTTTAATCAGAATCGTGCAAAACAATGCTTTGAAATCGTGTCCCCGAAGAACCCGGGGCAAACTACCTCTGAAATTTTAACTAGAAACTCTTTTCCGATGGGCGTCCATTCCGATTTACCCAACTTTGCCCCAAGGACCCCCCAATCCGAGACCCTGGATGCCCGTATACAAAGTTTACTCCAAAATGTGGATACCTCAAACAAGTCTTTGGAAAGCGTCAGTCCAACGCCATTACTCGAAGAGGATGAAACTTCtcaagctgtttttttcttgacGTCTCAAAAAGATGCGGAATCAGATGAACACAGGGATGGGAGTGGCCAATCAAATGCCGAGATTTTCCAG GGACCACACTTTTCAGAAGTGGACAAAGAGAACTCGGATGGAAGGACACCATCTTTTCCGCAAAGTCCGCATCCTCCCGCTGTCAAGTCTTCGGACTTTCCTACCCCTATTTCGACGGACCCGGCCAATCCAGATCCTCCACCTATGAGGGACAAACCTCACCAAGACACGGTTGAAAAGGTTCTAAATGCGCTGATGAGTGAACTGAAGTCAATCATCAAGAAGGACATTGCACGGAGAATGATTGAAGGCGTGGCTTTCCGGATCTTTGAAGACTGGTGGAATGATCAAGAGAAGAAGAGAAAG ACTGCGATCTTGCCTCCAAATgataagaaaaataatcccGTGAAAGACGTCAATGGCCAGAATAAGAAACCTCCTTTGCCCTCCTTCAAG ATTAAGAAGAAAAGTGACGACAATGCCGCCATTTTGGAAGTCAGAGAAAGTCAAGAGCCGCCAG tggtttTAGATGAAACCGAAGTTTTGGAATCGACACGTTATAAACGCAGACTCGCCCGACGACTTGAAAGcgatgaagatgatgacgatgatatAAAGGAGGAAAGCCAGTTAAATTATGGGGtggaaaaggacattttaataGAAAGAGGATCACAAATTGAAGCCAATGAAGATCAA TGTGAAAAGGACAGTCAGAATGGAAAGAAAGATGGCGACGTCCACACAGATTCTGAAGACACGTTCCCAGATCCTGACCATATCTTCTCATCAGCTACTG ACGCATCATCCGAGCAAATCTCCTGGGAAGAACCGGATTCTCCATCTTCCTCATCTTCAGAGGGTCGTGAAAGCTCCTCCTACTCTGAGCTCGGCTCCGACGACGATTCCGATGAAAGTCTGGAGTGTATCACAATATCCGACGAAGACTTCATGGACCTTGAAGCCCCCATGATCCCTCCGAGGCCACTCACTCCTGGAGCTCGGTTGGAAATGTTACCCCAACAGAAACCAG CGCCAGAGAGACGTGAATGGAGCTTTGACGCTTCAGTCTCCAGACCCCTTACACCTTCTGGCTGCTTATTGGATAGCGATCCTGACATTTTAATCCAAAGCAAAGCCACATCGCCAGTCGCCACGGAGGCGGAGCGACCACAAACCCCAGGAAAGGGAATAGCGTCTCAATCAGGAAGTGAAAACGAAAACTTCTCCATTAACCTCCACGAATTACATCTACCACCATCTGGCATATCTTCATTTTTGGAGGAACCACCCAGAACACCCGGTCGAGAAGATACCAATGCTCCAAGTCCAACAGAATCACGTTTTAGAACCTTTATCTTCCCTCCAAAGACACCCGGAAGAGACATCCTTCCCCGGAGAAGATCCATAATGGCGGATATGGTGAACAGTGGCTTCCCTAGATCgtcttcttcgtcctcctctGAGGATTCGGGGCTTAGGACATGGTCGGGTTTGAGAGATATGCCTCTCCAAAGACTGGAGAACATGCCGAGTCTTCTTGTTTCTGAACGAAGGTGGAAAAAACGAAGGATTCTAAAACGGCGGAGAGCTCAAGGGAACCGTCACTTTTCTTGGGGAGATTTTTACAAATTGCGCTCAGGGCGAGAGGAGAGGAGGGTTCTTCATGGGTTATGGAAGGAAGGTCTGGATGAAGAAGATAGGAGGTTGCTACGTTGGATGTATGAAAGGCTGCAAGAGCGAGATGAGGAATGCACTTGGCTTAGCGACTCTCGATGGATCGACCATCCTt TGACGAAAgctacagaaaatgaagaaGGACGCCACGTGACGGGTTCGGCTCGCAGCGAGGGATTCTACAAAATCAACTGGAGGGAGAAACTGGAATATCGACATCGGGACAGAGTTAACCAGCTGCCGACGACAAGATCTGAA GGGCTGTCGACACCGCCGGCGGCGCTTCGGGCCGGATCGGGATTCCGGTCAGAACAACGTCGGCTGCTGTCGTCCTTCGGATGCGATGGGGATCTGCTCAAGTTCAACCAACTCAAG TTCCGGAAGAAGCGGATCCGTTTCAGCCCAAGTCACATCCACGATTGGGGTCTCTTTGCCTCGGAGACCATCGCCGCTGACGAGATGGTCATCGAGTACGTTGGCCAAATCATAAGACAG GATATCGCGGACATGAGAGAGCGCAAATACGAAAAAGCAGGCATCGGAAGCAGCTATTTGTTCCGGGTGGACCGAAACACCATCATCGACGCCACCAAATGCGGAAATTTATCCCGATTCATCAACCACAGCTGCAAC CCCAACTGTTACGCCAAAATCATCACGGTGGAATCCCAAAAGAAGATCGTCATCTACTCACGGCAGACAATCGGCGTCAACGAAGAAATCACGTACGACTACAAGTTTCCAATCGAGGACAACAAAATTCCTTGCTTGTGTGGAGCCGAGAATTGTCGGGGTTCTCTCAACtga
- the LOC144195925 gene encoding histone-lysine N-methyltransferase SETD1B-A-like isoform X2, giving the protein MESEKPLLGKDLPRQTWTSCKLLIDPALTKGRYKVYRFDGHEFNIPVDDLGLFPVDSVRDPRICRMWSKCVKNDFSLPRFKIDEFYVGPIPPKEVTFCRLNDNVNKAFLTDMCTKYGRIEEAEIFYNPKNKKHLGIAKVVFDTVRAAKDTVCHLNQTSVMGNVIHAEIDPQGEKRMRYLQLLYHGIFTPWSLPVGRDDDKSLQNLMDNLMCNLAPHGQESPSTLMTPHSLDTAYSSINQDTPLSFGLTPGSQGTPRTPALSATPLSQDSCYSSLQSTPILQGEPQSYSVHKANRRELCFRPLAYRNWKNHQLHCRKKMTTHRKSEKVFNQNRAKQCFEIVSPKNPGQTTSEILTRNSFPMGVHSDLPNFAPRTPQSETLDARIQSLLQNVDTSNKSLESVSPTPLLEEDETSQAVFFLTSQKDAESDEHRDGSGQSNAEIFQGPHFSEVDKENSDGRTPSFPQSPHPPAVKSSDFPTPISTDPANPDPPPMRDKPHQDTVEKVLNALMSELKSIIKKDIARRMIEGVAFRIFEDWWNDQEKKRKTAILPPNDKKNNPVKDVNGQNKKPPLPSFKIKKKSDDNAAILEVRESQEPPDETEVLESTRYKRRLARRLESDEDDDDDIKEESQLNYGVEKDILIERGSQIEANEDQCEKDSQNGKKDGDVHTDSEDTFPDPDHIFSSATDASSEQISWEEPDSPSSSSSEGRESSSYSELGSDDDSDESLECITISDEDFMDLEAPMIPPRPLTPGARLEMLPQQKPAPERREWSFDASVSRPLTPSGCLLDSDPDILIQSKATSPVATEAERPQTPGKGIASQSGSENENFSINLHELHLPPSGISSFLEEPPRTPGREDTNAPSPTESRFRTFIFPPKTPGRDILPRRRSIMADMVNSGFPRSSSSSSSEDSGLRTWSGLRDMPLQRLENMPSLLVSERRWKKRRILKRRRAQGNRHFSWGDFYKLRSGREERRVLHGLWKEGLDEEDRRLLRWMYERLQERDEECTWLSDSRWIDHPLTKATENEEGRHVTGSARSEGFYKINWREKLEYRHRDRVNQLPTTRSEAASKQGLSTPPAALRAGSGFRSEQRRLLSSFGCDGDLLKFNQLKFRKKRIRFSPSHIHDWGLFASETIAADEMVIEYVGQIIRQDIADMRERKYEKAGIGSSYLFRVDRNTIIDATKCGNLSRFINHSCNPNCYAKIITVESQKKIVIYSRQTIGVNEEITYDYKFPIEDNKIPCLCGAENCRGSLN; this is encoded by the exons ATGGAAAGCGAAAAGCCACTTTTAGGGAAAGATTTACCACGTCAGACTTGGACAAGTTGCAAATTGCTGATTGATCCAGCTCTTACAAAAGGACGATATAAAGTGTATCGATTTGATGGACATGAGTTTAACATTCCG gTGGACGACTTGGGTTTATTTCCAGTTGATTCGGTGAGAGATCCACGAATCTGCCGAATGTGGAGCAAATGCGTCAAGAATGACTTTTCCCTTCCCAGATTTAAG atagaTGAATTTTACGTGGGTCCCATTCCTCCCAAAGAAGTAACATTTTGCAGGCTGAACGACAACGTCAACAAAGCTTTTCTTACGGACATGTGCACAAAATATGGCCGCATCGAAGAAGCGGAAATCTTCTACAACccaaaaaacaagaagcacttaGGGATCGCAAAAGTTGTTTTTGACACAGTGAGGGCTGCAAAAGACACCGTTTGTCACctcaaccaaacgtccgtgatGGGGAACGTCATCCATGCGGAAATTGATCCACAAG GTGAAAAGAGGATGCGCTACCTACAACTTCTTTATCATGGGATTTTCACTCCGTGGAGTTTACCAGTGGGACGGGATGACGACAAAAGTCTTCAAAATTTAATGGACAATTTAAtg tgcaaTTTGGCCCCCCACGGACAAGAAAGCCCCAGCACCCTCATGACTCCACACTCTCTCGACACGGCATATTCCAGTATTAATCAAGACACACCCCTAAGCTTTGGGCTAACTCCCGGCTCCCAGGGAACCCCACGAACTCCTGCCTTGTCTGCCACGCCCTTGTCCCAAGACTCATGCTACTCTAGTCTTCAGAGCACTCCCATCCTCCAGGGGGAGCCCCAGAGTTACAGTGTTCACAAAGCAAATCGAAGAGAACTTTGCTTTCGTCCGTTGGCCTATCGAAATTGGAAAAACCACCAGCTTCattgtaggaaaaaaatgacaacccaCAGGAAGAGTGAAAAGGTCTTTAATCAGAATCGTGCAAAACAATGCTTTGAAATCGTGTCCCCGAAGAACCCGGGGCAAACTACCTCTGAAATTTTAACTAGAAACTCTTTTCCGATGGGCGTCCATTCCGATTTACCCAACTTTGCCCCAAGGACCCCCCAATCCGAGACCCTGGATGCCCGTATACAAAGTTTACTCCAAAATGTGGATACCTCAAACAAGTCTTTGGAAAGCGTCAGTCCAACGCCATTACTCGAAGAGGATGAAACTTCtcaagctgtttttttcttgacGTCTCAAAAAGATGCGGAATCAGATGAACACAGGGATGGGAGTGGCCAATCAAATGCCGAGATTTTCCAG GGACCACACTTTTCAGAAGTGGACAAAGAGAACTCGGATGGAAGGACACCATCTTTTCCGCAAAGTCCGCATCCTCCCGCTGTCAAGTCTTCGGACTTTCCTACCCCTATTTCGACGGACCCGGCCAATCCAGATCCTCCACCTATGAGGGACAAACCTCACCAAGACACGGTTGAAAAGGTTCTAAATGCGCTGATGAGTGAACTGAAGTCAATCATCAAGAAGGACATTGCACGGAGAATGATTGAAGGCGTGGCTTTCCGGATCTTTGAAGACTGGTGGAATGATCAAGAGAAGAAGAGAAAG ACTGCGATCTTGCCTCCAAATgataagaaaaataatcccGTGAAAGACGTCAATGGCCAGAATAAGAAACCTCCTTTGCCCTCCTTCAAG ATTAAGAAGAAAAGTGACGACAATGCCGCCATTTTGGAAGTCAGAGAAAGTCAAGAGCCGCCAG ATGAAACCGAAGTTTTGGAATCGACACGTTATAAACGCAGACTCGCCCGACGACTTGAAAGcgatgaagatgatgacgatgatatAAAGGAGGAAAGCCAGTTAAATTATGGGGtggaaaaggacattttaataGAAAGAGGATCACAAATTGAAGCCAATGAAGATCAA TGTGAAAAGGACAGTCAGAATGGAAAGAAAGATGGCGACGTCCACACAGATTCTGAAGACACGTTCCCAGATCCTGACCATATCTTCTCATCAGCTACTG ACGCATCATCCGAGCAAATCTCCTGGGAAGAACCGGATTCTCCATCTTCCTCATCTTCAGAGGGTCGTGAAAGCTCCTCCTACTCTGAGCTCGGCTCCGACGACGATTCCGATGAAAGTCTGGAGTGTATCACAATATCCGACGAAGACTTCATGGACCTTGAAGCCCCCATGATCCCTCCGAGGCCACTCACTCCTGGAGCTCGGTTGGAAATGTTACCCCAACAGAAACCAG CGCCAGAGAGACGTGAATGGAGCTTTGACGCTTCAGTCTCCAGACCCCTTACACCTTCTGGCTGCTTATTGGATAGCGATCCTGACATTTTAATCCAAAGCAAAGCCACATCGCCAGTCGCCACGGAGGCGGAGCGACCACAAACCCCAGGAAAGGGAATAGCGTCTCAATCAGGAAGTGAAAACGAAAACTTCTCCATTAACCTCCACGAATTACATCTACCACCATCTGGCATATCTTCATTTTTGGAGGAACCACCCAGAACACCCGGTCGAGAAGATACCAATGCTCCAAGTCCAACAGAATCACGTTTTAGAACCTTTATCTTCCCTCCAAAGACACCCGGAAGAGACATCCTTCCCCGGAGAAGATCCATAATGGCGGATATGGTGAACAGTGGCTTCCCTAGATCgtcttcttcgtcctcctctGAGGATTCGGGGCTTAGGACATGGTCGGGTTTGAGAGATATGCCTCTCCAAAGACTGGAGAACATGCCGAGTCTTCTTGTTTCTGAACGAAGGTGGAAAAAACGAAGGATTCTAAAACGGCGGAGAGCTCAAGGGAACCGTCACTTTTCTTGGGGAGATTTTTACAAATTGCGCTCAGGGCGAGAGGAGAGGAGGGTTCTTCATGGGTTATGGAAGGAAGGTCTGGATGAAGAAGATAGGAGGTTGCTACGTTGGATGTATGAAAGGCTGCAAGAGCGAGATGAGGAATGCACTTGGCTTAGCGACTCTCGATGGATCGACCATCCTt TGACGAAAgctacagaaaatgaagaaGGACGCCACGTGACGGGTTCGGCTCGCAGCGAGGGATTCTACAAAATCAACTGGAGGGAGAAACTGGAATATCGACATCGGGACAGAGTTAACCAGCTGCCGACGACAAGATCTGAA GCCGCGTCCAAGCAGGGGCTGTCGACACCGCCGGCGGCGCTTCGGGCCGGATCGGGATTCCGGTCAGAACAACGTCGGCTGCTGTCGTCCTTCGGATGCGATGGGGATCTGCTCAAGTTCAACCAACTCAAG TTCCGGAAGAAGCGGATCCGTTTCAGCCCAAGTCACATCCACGATTGGGGTCTCTTTGCCTCGGAGACCATCGCCGCTGACGAGATGGTCATCGAGTACGTTGGCCAAATCATAAGACAG GATATCGCGGACATGAGAGAGCGCAAATACGAAAAAGCAGGCATCGGAAGCAGCTATTTGTTCCGGGTGGACCGAAACACCATCATCGACGCCACCAAATGCGGAAATTTATCCCGATTCATCAACCACAGCTGCAAC CCCAACTGTTACGCCAAAATCATCACGGTGGAATCCCAAAAGAAGATCGTCATCTACTCACGGCAGACAATCGGCGTCAACGAAGAAATCACGTACGACTACAAGTTTCCAATCGAGGACAACAAAATTCCTTGCTTGTGTGGAGCCGAGAATTGTCGGGGTTCTCTCAACtga